From one Peptoniphilaceae bacterium AMB_02 genomic stretch:
- a CDS encoding methylaspartate mutase subunit E, giving the protein MRWKNKKIPEGEFMDVRKEVLATWPTGKDVDLQDAIDYLKKIPDERNFAKKLEVAKKEGRTLAQPRAGVPLLDEHIELLQYLQDEGGCDLLPSTIDAYTRQNRYEEGEQGIIESQKAGRSLMNGFPAVNHGVHNVRHVVESVKLPLQARHGTPDARLLAEIIHAGGYTSNEGGGISYNIPYAKAVSIEKTLEYWQYCDRLVGFYEDNGISINREPFGPLTGTLVPPSTSNAVAIIEALLAAEQGVKSITVGYGQCGNLVQDVAAIRALEEQTEEYLHKYGYNDCVVTTVFHQWMGGFPADEARAFGVIALGSTAAALAGATKVIVKTPHEAFGIPTKEANASGIKATKMVLNLLEGQRMPSSQSLSHEIEIIKAETKCMVDKMFELGNGDLIAGTIKGFEAGIIDIPFGPSKYNAGKMMPARDNEGSIRYLMTGNIPFTKDLLDFNRAKLEERAKYENRKVDFQMTVDDVFAVGKGRLIGRVEGK; this is encoded by the coding sequence GTGAGATGGAAGAATAAAAAGATTCCTGAAGGCGAATTTATGGATGTAAGAAAAGAAGTTCTTGCAACATGGCCAACAGGTAAAGATGTTGATCTACAAGATGCAATAGATTATTTGAAGAAGATTCCCGATGAGAGAAACTTCGCTAAAAAACTTGAAGTAGCTAAAAAAGAAGGTAGAACATTGGCGCAGCCAAGAGCCGGAGTTCCACTATTAGACGAACATATCGAATTACTTCAGTACTTACAAGATGAAGGTGGATGTGACTTACTTCCAAGTACGATAGATGCTTACACTAGACAAAACAGATACGAAGAAGGAGAGCAAGGAATAATTGAATCTCAAAAAGCAGGCAGATCCTTAATGAACGGATTCCCGGCTGTTAACCATGGGGTTCATAATGTAAGACATGTTGTTGAATCAGTTAAACTTCCACTTCAAGCAAGACATGGTACACCTGATGCAAGACTTCTTGCTGAGATAATCCATGCAGGTGGATACACTTCAAATGAGGGTGGCGGAATAAGCTATAACATCCCTTATGCAAAAGCCGTATCAATCGAAAAAACACTTGAATATTGGCAGTATTGTGACAGATTGGTTGGATTCTATGAGGACAATGGAATCAGTATAAACAGAGAACCATTTGGACCATTAACAGGAACATTGGTACCGCCTTCAACTTCAAATGCAGTAGCTATAATCGAAGCATTACTTGCTGCTGAACAAGGAGTTAAGAGTATAACTGTTGGATATGGACAATGTGGAAACTTAGTCCAAGACGTTGCGGCAATCAGAGCACTGGAAGAGCAAACTGAAGAATACCTTCACAAATATGGCTATAATGATTGTGTAGTTACCACTGTATTCCACCAATGGATGGGTGGTTTCCCTGCTGATGAAGCAAGAGCATTCGGTGTTATTGCACTTGGATCTACTGCTGCAGCACTTGCAGGCGCAACAAAAGTAATCGTTAAAACACCTCACGAAGCATTCGGTATTCCGACAAAAGAAGCAAATGCTTCAGGTATCAAGGCAACTAAGATGGTATTAAACCTTCTTGAAGGCCAAAGAATGCCAAGTAGCCAAAGTTTATCTCACGAGATCGAGATAATCAAAGCGGAAACAAAATGTATGGTTGACAAGATGTTTGAACTAGGAAATGGCGATTTAATTGCCGGAACCATTAAAGGATTTGAAGCCGGAATCATAGATATTCCATTCGGTCCTTCTAAATACAATGCCGGTAAAATGATGCCTGCAAGAGACAACGAAGGTTCTATAAGATATCTTATGACCGGTAATATTCCGTTTACTAAAGACTTATTGGATTTCAACAGGGCAAAACTGGAAGAAAGAGCAAAATACGAAAACAGAAAAGTAGATTTCCAAATGACTGTAGATGATGTATTTGCAGTAGGAAAAGGAAGACTAATAGGAAGAGTGGAGGGTAAATAG
- the glmL gene encoding methylaspartate mutase accessory protein GlmL, producing MKAYLFVDFGSTNTKVTLVDIEEEIIVATARAYTTVETDVMDGYRNAMKMLEDKVGTDYDIVQKIACSSAAGGLKIVALGLVPELTSEAAKRAALGAGAKIVGTYSHNINKSEAKEIIESNADMILLAGGTDGGNSECIIHNARMLRDFGVRVPVVVAGNKSCIDDIEDIFRDRVEYYIAENVMPKLNQLNVESSRETIRSIFMENITKAKGMTHVKEVISDIVMPTPAAVLKAAEVLSRGTEDEDGLGDLVVIDIGGATTDVHSIAEGAPSKPSVFIRGLEEPYAKRTVEGDLGMRYSIPSVVEVAGKRMLRSYLGSEYEYDVVEEVEKRHNSPGFISTNDRDMNFDYAIAKVCSRISMLRHAGEVEQVYSPTGPMYQQTGKDLMDLPAVIGTGGILAYTEHPEEILKASTFTMEEPQSLKPRNPQFYLDADYILSSMGLLAMIDEDMAVRVMKKYIKKVGNHSEMEE from the coding sequence ATGAAAGCATATTTGTTTGTAGACTTTGGTAGTACAAATACTAAAGTAACTCTAGTTGATATTGAAGAAGAGATAATTGTTGCTACTGCAAGGGCATATACAACTGTGGAAACAGATGTTATGGATGGCTATCGCAATGCCATGAAGATGCTCGAAGACAAAGTCGGAACCGATTACGATATTGTACAAAAAATAGCATGTTCATCTGCAGCGGGGGGACTTAAGATCGTCGCACTGGGACTTGTCCCGGAACTGACGAGTGAAGCTGCAAAGAGAGCTGCACTGGGTGCCGGTGCTAAAATAGTAGGCACTTATAGCCACAATATCAATAAATCTGAAGCCAAAGAAATCATAGAGTCAAATGCCGATATGATTTTACTTGCCGGCGGTACCGATGGAGGAAACTCGGAATGCATAATTCACAATGCTAGAATGCTTAGGGATTTTGGTGTTAGAGTTCCCGTCGTAGTGGCAGGCAATAAGTCCTGCATAGACGACATAGAAGACATTTTTAGAGATAGAGTAGAATACTACATCGCTGAAAATGTAATGCCGAAGCTAAATCAATTGAATGTCGAAAGCAGTAGAGAAACAATTCGATCTATATTTATGGAAAATATAACAAAAGCTAAGGGTATGACGCATGTAAAAGAAGTCATAAGTGACATCGTAATGCCAACTCCTGCAGCCGTTTTAAAAGCTGCCGAAGTTCTTTCAAGAGGAACAGAGGATGAAGACGGACTAGGAGATTTAGTGGTAATCGATATTGGTGGAGCGACCACCGACGTCCACTCTATAGCTGAAGGTGCACCAAGCAAACCATCGGTTTTTATAAGGGGATTGGAAGAACCATATGCAAAGAGAACTGTAGAAGGTGACCTTGGTATGAGGTATTCGATTCCTTCCGTTGTCGAAGTAGCAGGTAAGAGAATGCTTAGATCTTATCTTGGAAGCGAATATGAATACGATGTTGTTGAAGAGGTAGAAAAAAGACACAATAGCCCTGGATTTATATCTACTAATGATAGAGATATGAATTTCGATTATGCCATAGCAAAAGTATGCAGTAGAATTTCAATGCTGAGACATGCAGGAGAAGTTGAGCAAGTATACTCTCCAACCGGACCAATGTATCAACAAACCGGTAAGGATCTTATGGATCTGCCTGCAGTAATTGGTACAGGAGGAATTCTTGCATATACCGAGCATCCTGAAGAGATACTCAAAGCATCGACCTTTACCATGGAAGAACCCCAGTCACTTAAACCAAGGAATCCACAATTCTATTTGGATGCGGATTATATTTTAAGCAGTATGGGACTTCTTGCAATGATTGATGAAGATATGGCTGTTAGAGTAATGAAAAAATATATAAAGAAGGTAGGTAATCATAGTGAGATGGAAGAATAA
- the glmS gene encoding methylaspartate mutase subunit S — protein sequence MSRKIKLVLGVIGSDCHAVGNKILDYSLTDAGYEVINIGVLSPQEDFINAAVETNADAILVSSLYGQGELDCRGLREKCDEAGLKGIKLYVGGNIVVGKQNFDEVKVRFEKMGFDRVYPPGTSIDTTLRDLKEDFPD from the coding sequence ATGTCAAGGAAGATTAAGTTGGTATTGGGAGTTATCGGATCTGATTGTCATGCAGTTGGAAACAAGATACTGGATTATTCATTAACCGATGCCGGTTATGAGGTAATCAATATTGGGGTATTATCACCTCAAGAAGACTTTATAAATGCTGCTGTAGAAACAAATGCAGATGCAATTTTAGTATCTTCACTGTATGGCCAGGGAGAATTGGACTGTAGAGGACTTAGAGAGAAATGCGATGAAGCCGGACTTAAAGGAATCAAACTTTATGTAGGTGGTAATATCGTAGTTGGAAAACAGAACTTTGATGAGGTAAAAGTTAGATTCGAAAAAATGGGATTCGATAGGGTATATCCACCTGGAACATCTATCGATACTACATTGAGGGATTTAAAAGAAGATTTTCCGGATTAA
- a CDS encoding DNA-binding domain-containing protein has protein sequence MNRILLCDENIETLKILSFIIEQKQLGEVIDEVEYGDKAIEIISTLNPDLVITDYSLIGIDGNEVIRRSKNKGYEGKFIMISAVTDPEVVSKAYRNGVSYFIRKPININETIHIIEQTLKLKRLEAMTSKIRELIVTEDLTAKEDDVKSISSYEKEVDRILISLGLQGTGGFEELKDLILLLSDRENLGKNDYLLSELYNKISYRINEKPKTIEQKIRRSAQRAMDYVALIGLEDYNSLVFDRYAAALFDFYELRKQMNYLSGKSTERGSIQIRKFIEGVNSLAKDGM, from the coding sequence ATGAATAGAATTTTATTATGTGACGAAAATATAGAAACTCTAAAAATACTGAGCTTTATAATAGAACAAAAACAATTAGGTGAAGTAATAGATGAAGTCGAGTATGGCGACAAAGCGATTGAAATAATCTCAACACTTAATCCCGATTTAGTCATCACCGACTATTCGCTTATAGGAATAGACGGAAATGAGGTAATCAGGAGGTCTAAAAACAAAGGATATGAAGGTAAATTTATAATGATATCCGCAGTTACGGATCCTGAGGTCGTATCCAAAGCTTATAGAAACGGCGTGAGCTATTTTATTAGAAAACCTATTAATATCAATGAAACAATCCATATAATAGAGCAGACATTGAAACTAAAACGCTTGGAAGCTATGACTTCCAAGATCAGAGAATTAATAGTAACTGAAGACTTGACAGCCAAAGAGGACGATGTTAAGAGCATATCATCTTATGAAAAAGAAGTTGACAGGATACTGATAAGCTTAGGGCTACAAGGAACGGGCGGTTTTGAAGAACTTAAAGACCTAATACTACTATTAAGTGACAGGGAAAATTTAGGGAAAAACGACTATTTATTATCGGAATTATACAATAAAATAAGCTATAGAATAAATGAAAAGCCTAAAACCATTGAGCAGAAAATTAGAAGATCTGCCCAGAGGGCGATGGACTATGTGGCTCTTATCGGTCTCGAAGACTATAATAGTTTGGTCTTTGACAGATATGCCGCTGCACTTTTTGATTTTTATGAACTCAGAAAACAGATGAATTACTTATCGGGGAAATCTACCGAAAGAGGTAGTATACAGATTCGAAAATTTATTGAAGGTGTCAATTCTCTGGCTAAAGACGGAATGTAA
- the ftcD gene encoding glutamate formimidoyltransferase: protein MKKKFILAVPNFSEGRREDVIEKVANTIRNKEGVKLVTCEPEYDFNRTVLTIIGEPEPLKEALLEMAKTTYENVDMREQEGTHPRIGSQDTIPLFPLHNIELDEVKALAEEIGQELFDKYQVPIFFSGENARTEDKKSISYIRKGQYEGLKALLEDSSNPDYEARKPDLSVDGKLSDQYGATIVSADYEGLTAYNIFLDTEDVSIAKKISKALRGPSGGFSTIRSVGIKFPERDGVVVSMNLFNCAETPIYRAFEFVKREAESYGVTVTGSELVGPVKLDYLLNNLRYYLRLEGFDVEQILEYHLMG from the coding sequence ATGAAAAAAAAATTTATTTTAGCGGTACCAAATTTTAGTGAAGGTAGAAGAGAAGACGTTATTGAGAAGGTTGCAAATACGATTAGAAACAAAGAAGGAGTCAAATTAGTTACTTGTGAACCTGAATACGACTTTAACAGAACGGTTTTAACCATTATCGGTGAGCCTGAGCCACTAAAAGAAGCACTACTTGAGATGGCAAAGACTACTTACGAAAATGTCGACATGAGAGAGCAGGAAGGTACTCATCCAAGAATCGGTTCTCAGGATACAATTCCTCTATTCCCACTTCACAATATTGAACTTGATGAAGTTAAAGCACTTGCTGAAGAAATCGGACAAGAACTATTTGATAAATATCAAGTACCAATTTTCTTCTCAGGAGAAAATGCAAGAACTGAAGACAAGAAGTCCATCTCTTATATAAGAAAAGGACAATATGAAGGTCTTAAAGCACTTCTGGAAGACTCTTCAAATCCGGATTATGAAGCTAGAAAACCTGATTTATCAGTTGACGGAAAACTAAGTGATCAGTACGGTGCTACCATCGTTTCTGCTGACTATGAGGGACTGACTGCATACAATATCTTCCTTGATACAGAAGATGTATCAATTGCTAAGAAAATCTCTAAAGCACTTAGAGGACCATCAGGCGGATTCTCAACAATCAGATCAGTTGGAATCAAGTTCCCTGAAAGAGACGGAGTTGTAGTTTCAATGAACCTATTCAACTGTGCAGAAACTCCAATTTACAGAGCATTCGAATTCGTTAAGAGAGAAGCTGAAAGCTACGGAGTAACAGTAACAGGGTCAGAACTGGTTGGACCTGTAAAACTTGACTACCTACTAAACAATTTAAGATACTACCTAAGATTAGAAGGATTTGACGTAGAGCAAATCTTAGAATACCACTTAATGGGATAA
- a CDS encoding nucleoside recognition domain-containing protein, with translation MTGILSVYGKYFAKKESKVYKYFEADSIVHPIFYMIGGFFILMYFLDQIGVYHASEVIVGPATAGMVIPGVVIGVAAIIPVGAFFIPFLTDYGLIDFIGVILEPIMRPVFKVPGKSAVDATASFVGSTTMGIIITGRMYRSNNYSAKEACIVATCFSAVSVGYAYVVMEAAQISEHFVITYFVSFFLAFVIAAIIARIPPVSLKQDIFSNGREQTAEEKKEATMKYGPAMFKTGINRGAKRAYVSGSMPRRIVASIVDAFPVLPKVITLLCAFGILGMIAAKYTPIFQWIGYLFLPLTKVLGVPDAMEAAAAIPTGVTEMFIPVLTIADQAANLHVKTRFFVTVVSMLQIIFLAESVVVIMNTGIPMKFRELMIVFLQRTIIAMPLAALFMHIIFR, from the coding sequence TTGACTGGAATTTTGAGTGTATATGGTAAGTATTTCGCGAAAAAGGAGAGCAAGGTATACAAGTACTTTGAAGCCGATTCAATAGTTCATCCAATCTTTTATATGATTGGCGGTTTCTTTATACTTATGTATTTCTTAGATCAAATAGGAGTTTATCATGCTAGTGAAGTAATTGTAGGACCGGCAACTGCAGGTATGGTAATCCCGGGAGTAGTAATAGGGGTTGCTGCCATAATTCCTGTAGGTGCATTCTTTATACCATTCCTTACAGATTATGGCCTGATAGACTTTATAGGAGTTATACTTGAACCGATTATGAGACCTGTATTCAAGGTTCCTGGAAAATCAGCAGTTGACGCGACTGCATCATTTGTAGGATCTACTACTATGGGAATTATAATAACAGGTAGGATGTACAGATCAAACAACTATTCAGCAAAGGAAGCTTGTATAGTAGCAACTTGCTTCAGTGCCGTATCCGTAGGTTATGCATATGTAGTTATGGAAGCTGCACAGATTTCTGAACACTTTGTTATTACTTATTTCGTATCTTTCTTCTTAGCTTTTGTAATAGCGGCAATCATTGCCAGAATACCGCCCGTATCATTAAAACAGGACATTTTCAGTAATGGTAGAGAGCAAACTGCTGAAGAGAAAAAAGAAGCAACCATGAAATACGGACCTGCAATGTTTAAAACCGGTATAAATAGGGGAGCTAAAAGAGCTTATGTTTCAGGATCAATGCCAAGAAGAATAGTTGCAAGTATCGTAGATGCTTTCCCGGTACTGCCAAAAGTTATCACTCTCTTATGTGCATTTGGAATACTTGGAATGATTGCAGCTAAGTACACGCCGATTTTTCAGTGGATAGGATATCTATTCCTGCCACTTACAAAAGTTCTAGGTGTACCTGATGCAATGGAAGCTGCAGCAGCTATCCCGACAGGTGTTACAGAGATGTTTATTCCGGTTCTGACAATAGCAGACCAAGCAGCAAACTTACATGTTAAGACCAGATTCTTTGTAACTGTAGTTTCGATGCTACAAATTATCTTCTTAGCAGAGTCTGTAGTTGTAATAATGAACACTGGAATCCCTATGAAGTTTAGAGAACTGATGATTGTATTCTTACAGAGAACTATTATAGCAATGCCGCTTGCAGCATTGTTTATGCATATCATTTTTAGATAA
- a CDS encoding sigma-54 dependent transcriptional regulator gives MSKLEDKILIIDDDIAIAESLRFALRKDYDLYFATNISEALKIYQENEISAIVLDLKLGNENGMDLYHKLREINPDVVVIIITAFGTIESSVEAIKSGIFQYLTKPIDLDDLRFSLSRAVEMDKLHRRVKHAEDDKLRNLENHGIIAYSSKMKTIMQTVNKIKDIDSIILITGESGTGKSLIASVIHRIGHRKEHPFYSINCAAIPQNLLESELFGYKRGAFTGANADKKGFFQLADKGTLFLDEIGDLDLNLQGKLLQVIQEKKVTPLGAEVSEDVDVRIITATNKDLKKLIEEGKFREDLYYRLNVINILIPSLRERKEDIPYLAKYFIDKYSLLLDKPIHRVNEDFFEAILGMELRGNIRELENIIERAIALNESDELRAIDIGGITKNKDKPYGIKGELIPVFIGENLDEIEKKVIIATLKKMDNNQARAAEILGITDRTIRNKLKKYNL, from the coding sequence ATGAGTAAATTGGAAGACAAAATTCTAATAATAGATGACGATATAGCGATAGCTGAATCGTTGAGATTTGCTCTTAGGAAGGACTATGATCTATATTTCGCTACCAATATATCAGAAGCGTTAAAAATATACCAAGAAAATGAAATATCTGCAATTGTGCTAGATCTAAAGTTAGGCAATGAAAATGGCATGGATCTTTATCATAAGCTACGAGAAATTAACCCTGATGTAGTAGTAATTATTATTACTGCCTTTGGAACTATAGAATCCTCTGTAGAAGCCATTAAGTCTGGGATATTTCAATATTTAACTAAGCCAATAGATTTAGATGATTTAAGGTTTTCATTATCAAGAGCAGTGGAAATGGATAAACTTCACAGAAGGGTAAAACATGCTGAAGATGATAAGTTGCGGAATTTAGAAAATCACGGAATTATAGCATACTCTAGCAAGATGAAAACTATAATGCAAACTGTGAATAAGATTAAAGATATAGACTCGATAATACTTATAACAGGTGAAAGTGGAACAGGTAAGAGTCTTATTGCTAGTGTAATTCATCGAATTGGGCATAGAAAAGAGCATCCATTTTATAGTATCAATTGTGCTGCAATACCTCAAAATCTACTAGAAAGTGAATTATTCGGTTACAAAAGAGGTGCGTTTACAGGAGCCAATGCCGATAAGAAAGGATTCTTTCAATTGGCGGATAAAGGAACACTCTTTTTAGATGAAATCGGGGATCTCGATTTAAACCTACAAGGGAAACTGCTTCAGGTTATCCAGGAAAAGAAGGTAACTCCACTTGGTGCAGAAGTCTCTGAAGATGTGGATGTTAGGATAATTACTGCTACTAATAAAGACTTAAAGAAATTAATTGAAGAAGGAAAGTTTAGAGAAGATTTATATTATAGATTAAATGTAATTAACATCTTAATCCCCTCGTTGCGAGAAAGAAAAGAAGATATACCTTATTTAGCCAAATACTTTATTGATAAATACTCCTTGCTTCTAGATAAACCAATTCATAGGGTGAATGAAGACTTTTTTGAAGCGATTTTAGGGATGGAACTGAGAGGAAACATTAGAGAGTTAGAAAATATTATTGAAAGAGCGATAGCGTTGAATGAAAGTGATGAACTTAGAGCAATAGATATTGGTGGAATTACAAAAAATAAAGATAAGCCATATGGGATAAAAGGTGAATTAATTCCCGTATTTATTGGAGAAAATCTTGATGAAATAGAGAAAAAAGTTATTATAGCGACCTTAAAAAAAATGGATAATAATCAAGCTAGAGCAGCTGAAATACTTGGAATAACAGATAGAACTATCAGAAATAAATTAAAAAAATATAACTTATAA
- a CDS encoding transporter substrate-binding domain-containing protein: MEKIKFCGDKAHPPYEYLDEDGKCNGFAYELSVAIANEINVDADITLLDWSKALELFAEGEYDIVQFISKQKSRADRYLFSLPILTTFHSVFKLTEREDIVDFEDSSRYKIAVQEYDAAHVMMNTNIGGYKELIVTKNQGEALEALVNKEVDVIIGNRQTISYMVSNIGYGDKIKLVGKPLNMTKYCMACSRKKPELIAKINKGIETIKNNGVYEEIYEKWFVDRSASLGYELLSQMNSGVIYIDALGKVKAVNNNAERILSIKEKDILYRNFYETNQANLFDPYMLQEILDGRSETLHKSLNIELNSEQKQLEIHYNRMADTEHKTIGVIVTLIDVTEKKRLGEMLAEKDKMESLGFLLLKIAHEIRNPLTSIKNFIELLPTEYDDPEFRQSLFYHVPNQIKQIDEMLSNLLEYSRPAKADKTKFIVSEILKDLIIKSIIKTTNSMDVKIKYDIDEGIYLDCDKNHIKQILINLLLNAVQAVPAGGTIKIKVKRKINYCVISIINDVSNDVKIDKDKLFDPFYTTKPQGTGLGLFITYQLVKENGGEIKVVQMSDKISISLIFERVDE, encoded by the coding sequence ATGGAAAAAATAAAATTTTGTGGAGATAAAGCTCATCCACCATATGAGTATTTAGATGAAGACGGAAAATGTAATGGATTTGCATATGAATTAAGCGTAGCGATTGCTAATGAAATCAATGTAGATGCTGATATAACTTTGTTAGATTGGTCTAAAGCATTAGAATTGTTTGCCGAAGGTGAATATGACATAGTTCAATTTATATCAAAACAAAAAAGTAGAGCGGATAGGTATTTGTTTTCTCTCCCTATTTTAACTACCTTTCATTCTGTTTTTAAATTAACTGAGAGAGAAGATATAGTTGATTTTGAAGATAGTTCAAGATATAAAATTGCTGTTCAGGAGTATGATGCAGCTCATGTTATGATGAATACGAATATTGGGGGTTACAAAGAATTAATTGTAACCAAAAATCAAGGAGAAGCTCTTGAAGCATTGGTTAATAAAGAGGTTGATGTGATTATTGGTAATAGACAAACCATTAGCTATATGGTAAGTAATATTGGATATGGTGATAAGATTAAATTAGTTGGTAAGCCGCTAAATATGACGAAATACTGTATGGCTTGTAGTCGTAAAAAACCGGAGTTAATTGCGAAGATAAATAAAGGAATAGAAACTATTAAAAATAATGGTGTCTATGAAGAAATATATGAAAAATGGTTTGTTGATAGGTCCGCTAGTCTAGGTTACGAATTGTTAAGTCAAATGAACAGTGGTGTAATATATATAGACGCACTTGGGAAAGTCAAAGCTGTAAATAATAATGCGGAGAGGATATTATCAATAAAGGAAAAAGATATTCTATATCGAAACTTCTATGAAACAAATCAAGCCAATTTATTTGATCCATACATGCTTCAAGAGATTCTTGATGGACGTAGTGAAACGTTACATAAGTCTTTAAATATTGAACTAAACTCTGAGCAAAAACAGCTTGAGATTCACTATAATAGAATGGCTGATACAGAACATAAAACAATTGGTGTTATAGTAACTTTGATTGATGTGACCGAAAAAAAACGATTAGGAGAAATGCTAGCTGAAAAAGATAAAATGGAATCACTTGGATTCTTACTTCTAAAAATAGCTCATGAAATAAGGAATCCTTTAACAAGTATTAAGAATTTTATTGAGTTATTACCTACTGAGTATGATGATCCTGAATTTAGACAATCTTTGTTTTATCATGTACCAAATCAAATAAAACAAATTGATGAAATGTTATCAAATCTTTTGGAGTACTCAAGACCAGCAAAAGCGGATAAAACAAAATTTATTGTAAGTGAGATTCTGAAAGATCTAATTATCAAATCTATAATCAAAACAACAAATTCTATGGATGTAAAGATTAAATATGATATAGATGAAGGTATCTATCTAGACTGTGACAAGAATCACATAAAACAGATATTAATAAATCTACTATTGAATGCAGTACAAGCGGTGCCTGCTGGTGGAACAATAAAAATAAAAGTAAAAAGAAAGATAAATTATTGCGTAATATCAATTATAAATGATGTTTCTAATGATGTAAAGATTGACAAAGATAAACTGTTTGACCCATTTTACACTACAAAACCCCAAGGAACAGGTTTGGGATTATTTATAACTTATCAGTTAGTTAAGGAAAATGGTGGTGAGATTAAAGTTGTTCAAATGAGTGATAAAATAAGCATATCACTTATTTTTGAAAGGGTGGATGAGTAA
- a CDS encoding ABC transporter substrate-binding protein: MKVKFKSFLKIMLVLLMVFSLVACDSGEPKQSGDSESKTSSETASNGDPIVIGGTFTVSGPVSHAGKMALEGAEAAIKYVNEELGGINGRPVELKYYDDEFDESKIPMLYERLITQDKVDLLVSPYTSPFLAAAPVVAKHDKMMFCIAADSYVANDSFGQNIVNIQMDDKWRGGQWWHDVAEFFVNFDEWNTKGLEKPKTIAVCNLNISYGQEIADSVIPYWKENGFDIVYNELFEPGHSDWAPVISKLKELKPDIVFVPHYFEDSVRFVEKAKELDYSADYMIIEGMGWDTLSWTRPELGGLAPEVAQKGFFSYSVYKDKYESDTKDYLAKVIKEKYDHVPGNDHLTGFMAVELAAKAANKAGSIEKDKLIETLTNNEFTLAAYPYQMNSSGGNGSDFRWGVGQYIPPNIDEAVGTDRDWHCVWPANFKDADPVYPFPGW; encoded by the coding sequence ATGAAAGTTAAGTTTAAATCGTTTCTAAAAATCATGTTAGTTTTACTTATGGTATTTTCACTAGTCGCATGTGATAGTGGAGAGCCAAAGCAATCTGGAGACTCTGAGTCTAAGACAAGTAGTGAAACAGCTTCAAATGGAGATCCAATTGTAATAGGAGGTACATTTACAGTAAGTGGACCAGTTTCACACGCTGGAAAGATGGCATTAGAGGGTGCAGAAGCAGCTATTAAGTACGTAAACGAAGAATTAGGTGGAATAAACGGTAGACCGGTTGAGCTAAAGTACTATGATGATGAGTTCGATGAGAGTAAGATACCAATGCTTTATGAAAGGTTAATTACTCAAGACAAAGTTGATTTATTGGTTTCACCGTATACATCCCCATTTTTAGCTGCAGCTCCTGTTGTTGCTAAACACGATAAGATGATGTTCTGTATTGCTGCTGATAGTTACGTAGCCAATGATTCATTTGGACAAAACATAGTAAATATTCAAATGGATGATAAGTGGAGAGGTGGACAATGGTGGCATGACGTTGCAGAATTTTTTGTAAACTTTGATGAGTGGAATACAAAGGGATTAGAGAAGCCAAAGACGATTGCAGTATGTAACTTAAATATATCATATGGTCAAGAAATCGCAGATTCTGTAATACCATACTGGAAAGAGAATGGATTCGATATTGTATATAATGAATTATTCGAGCCTGGACATAGTGACTGGGCACCAGTAATCTCTAAACTTAAAGAGCTAAAACCAGATATAGTTTTCGTTCCGCATTATTTCGAAGATAGTGTAAGATTTGTAGAGAAAGCAAAAGAATTAGACTACTCTGCAGATTATATGATTATAGAAGGTATGGGATGGGATACACTTTCATGGACTAGACCTGAACTAGGAGGACTTGCACCAGAAGTTGCACAAAAAGGATTTTTCTCATATTCTGTATATAAAGATAAATATGAGTCAGATACAAAAGACTACTTAGCTAAAGTAATTAAAGAAAAATATGATCATGTACCAGGTAATGACCATTTGACAGGATTTATGGCAGTTGAGTTAGCTGCTAAAGCTGCAAATAAAGCAGGATCTATTGAAAAAGATAAACTAATTGAAACATTAACTAATAATGAGTTTACTTTAGCAGCTTACCCGTATCAAATGAACTCAAGTGGTGGTAATGGATCTGATTTCCGCTGGGGTGTAGGGCAATATATCCCACCTAACATAGATGAAGCAGTTGGAACAGACAGAGACTGGCATTGTGTATGGCCTGCTAATTTTAAAGATGCTGACCCAGTTTATCCATTCCCAGGATGGTAA